A genomic stretch from Arachis stenosperma cultivar V10309 chromosome 3, arast.V10309.gnm1.PFL2, whole genome shotgun sequence includes:
- the LOC130965755 gene encoding seed biotin-containing protein SBP65-like yields the protein MASQQISRKENTAQEQEGDSNKMKTQTQTHHVVTTEKLQQGADKVRDSSSSQAQQQHKNYSTQENKQKRAEQALSDINKKAHQHKQKEQQNSRARAQQEAAKDINKKGEEKKYKEQSNLGGISRSQQESSRKTRREKNDEQPSLEEISKYRSQAQQNSMDAISAAQERYQKEKQAAEGTGTGTSQIPQDKTAIEKGKEGYVAAKDTVSKVAKGTKEYTAPVAEKAKEYTVQAAEKAKEATVEGGKSAAEVAVDLKDKATAAGWSAAHYSTDKTVEGTKVVSGAVQGAAGYAGQKASELAAKSVGTVKGLAAAAGDSAKEYTARKMDEKETELEAKKAAQRLEIDKKKSTEVVERGGGQEQEGGVRRGSEERTFQGDQGEQLGGVAKTQGQVTQAIQKGTKGTVGNVNNQREQQPYQNVGETLGDGGERVKPLDNVNEGGSQVLGAVGETVAEIGETMIKPAMKAQSQGHGGGGGGVLNAVGETIAEIAETTQVYVVGEGEAEQRQNIV from the exons ATGGCGTCTCAGCAGATATCTCGCAAAGAAAACACGGCACAGGAACAAGAAGGGGACTCTAATAAGATGAAAACACAAACACAAACACACCATGTTGTTACAACCGAGAAGTTGCAACAGGGTGCTGACAAAGTTagagattcttcttcttcccaaGCTCAACAACAACATAAGAATTATTCAACTCAGGAGAATAAACAAAAAAGAGCAGAACAAGCATTAAGTGACATTAACAAAAAAGCACATCAACATAAACAAAAGGAACAGCAGAATTCCAGAGCTCGGGCTCAACAAGAAGCAGCAAAGGACATAaacaaaaaaggagaagaaaagaaatacaAAGAACAATCAAATCTTGGAGGCATTTCTAGGTCTCAACAAGAGAGTAGCCGCAAAACTCGGAGAGAAAAGAATGACGAACAACCAAGCTTGGAAGAGATTTCGAAGTACAGAAGTCAAGCTCAACAGAATTCAATGGATGCAATTTCCGCAGCTCAAGAGAGGTACcagaaagaaaaacaagcaGCCGAAGGCACCGGAACCGGCACTAGTCAAATCCCTCAAGATAAAACCGCTATAGAGAAGGGAAAAGAAGGCTATGTCGCGGCGAAGGACACCGTCTCGAAAGTAGCGAAGGGAACGAAGGAATATACAGCACCTGTGGCTGAGAAGGCGAAGGAATACACCGTACAAGCAGCGGAGAAAGCGAAAGAGGCGACGGTGGAAGGCGGAAAGAGTGCCGCTGAAGTTGCGGTGGATTTGAAGGACAAGGCTACGGCGGCGGGGTGGAGTGCTGCGCATTACTCGACTGATAAGACTGTGGAGGGGACCAAAGTTGTATCCGGTGCTGTCCAGGGTGCGGCGGGGTATGCTGGGCAGAAGGCTTCTGAGCTGGCCGCGAAGTCGGTGGGGACCGTTAAAGGGTTGGCTGCTGCTGCTGGTGATAGTGCCAAGGAGTATACAGCAAGGAAGATGGATGAGAAAGAGACGGAACTGGAGGCCAAGAAAGCAGCTCAGAGACTG GAGATTGATAAGAAGAAATCAACGGAAGTTGTTGAAAGAGGAGGAGGACAAGAACAGGAAGGTGGAGTGAGAAGAGGATCTGAAGAGAGAACGTTTCAGGGAGATCAAGGTGAACAACTTGGCGGGGTTGCTAAAACTCAAGGTCAAGTTACTCAAGCAATTCAAAAGGGAACAAAAGGAACTGTGGGCAATGTTAACAACCAAAGGGAACAGCAACCATATCAAAACGTTGGTGAAACATTGGGTGATGGTGGTGAAAGGGTGAAGCCATTGGATAATGTGAATGAAGGAGGAAGCCAGGTGCTGGGAGCAGTAGGTGAGACTGTGGCTGAGATTGGAGAAACCATGATTAAACCTGCAATGAAGGCGCAGAGTCAGGGtcatggtggtggtggtggtggggttCTGAATGCCGTAGGTGAAACCATAGCAGAAATAGCAGAGACAACCCAAGTGTATGTTGTTGGAGAGGGTGAAGCAGAGCAAAGGCAGAACATTGTGTGA